One window of the Candidatus Ancaeobacter aquaticus genome contains the following:
- the gltX gene encoding glutamate--tRNA ligase → MNKQCGDTGVRVRFAPSPTGYMHIGNARTALFNWFFAKKHNGTFIVRIEDTDRERSKEEYTQAMLEDLNWLQLPWNEGPDIGGEYGPYTQSMRSQLYTTHFETLKSKGHIYPCFCQPDELDFRRKEAMKNGTAPKYDNRCRDLTEKDIQEKTDLGIKPSWRFKVPERIVRVDDIIRGTVEFDTSIMGDFVIMKSGGIPTFHFAVCIDDGLMKISHVIRGEDHLSNTPKHVLLFEALGYPLPLFAHMPMIMGPDGQRLSKRHGVTSVSEFRELGYLPEALKNYLALLGWAPKDNKEIMGIDEMVDEFSLECVNKSASIFDYTKLNWVNANYLRNTDCGRITDLAMPYLARAGLIKENVDECQMEEITKIVQLVLPYLRCLSEVSEHVEKILNDTIVLGPEEKEIVKDSAILFQEFISGLGSEECGVDYDWKAYFSAVMKKTGLKGKQFYMPLRIAITGSAHGPELIDVINILGKIRCCARVGNILEQIQ, encoded by the coding sequence ATGAATAAACAGTGTGGTGATACAGGTGTTCGAGTACGTTTTGCTCCGTCACCGACAGGATACATGCATATCGGTAATGCGCGAACGGCTCTCTTTAATTGGTTTTTTGCAAAAAAGCATAATGGTACATTCATTGTACGTATTGAAGATACTGACCGGGAGCGTTCAAAAGAAGAGTACACACAAGCAATGCTTGAAGATCTGAACTGGTTGCAATTACCGTGGAATGAAGGGCCTGATATCGGGGGAGAGTACGGACCGTATACGCAGTCTATGCGATCACAGCTTTATACCACGCATTTCGAAACACTCAAATCTAAAGGGCATATTTACCCCTGTTTCTGTCAGCCGGATGAGCTAGATTTCCGTCGCAAGGAAGCAATGAAAAATGGTACAGCGCCAAAGTATGATAATAGATGTCGGGACCTTACCGAAAAAGATATTCAGGAAAAAACCGATTTAGGAATAAAACCCTCGTGGCGCTTTAAAGTGCCCGAAAGAATTGTCCGTGTAGACGATATTATCCGTGGGACGGTTGAATTTGATACCAGTATAATGGGTGATTTTGTCATTATGAAATCTGGGGGGATCCCGACGTTTCATTTCGCGGTATGTATTGACGATGGACTGATGAAAATATCACATGTAATACGGGGAGAAGATCATCTCTCAAACACCCCTAAACATGTGCTTTTATTTGAAGCTCTAGGATATCCGTTACCATTATTTGCGCATATGCCTATGATAATGGGTCCTGACGGCCAGCGGCTTTCTAAAAGACATGGGGTTACTTCAGTGAGTGAGTTTAGGGAATTAGGATATTTACCTGAAGCGTTAAAGAATTATCTGGCGCTCCTCGGGTGGGCACCTAAGGACAATAAAGAGATTATGGGAATAGACGAAATGGTTGATGAATTTTCGCTTGAGTGTGTAAATAAATCGGCTTCTATTTTTGATTATACAAAGTTGAACTGGGTAAATGCAAATTATCTGCGCAATACTGATTGCGGAAGAATAACTGATCTTGCAATGCCCTATCTGGCACGTGCCGGTCTCATTAAGGAGAATGTTGACGAATGTCAAATGGAAGAAATAACAAAGATCGTGCAGTTGGTCCTGCCGTATTTACGTTGTCTTTCTGAGGTGAGTGAGCATGTTGAAAAAATTCTTAACGATACGATTGTTTTAGGTCCGGAAGAAAAAGAAATAGTGAAAGACAGTGCGATTCTCTTTCAGGAATTTATTAGCGGCCTTGGTTCAGAAGAGTGTGGGGTTGACTATGATTGGAAAGCGTATTTCAGTGCGGTGATGAAAAAAACCGGTCTTAAAGGAAAACAATTTTATATGCCACTCAGGATCGCTATTACAGGAAGTGCGCATGGGCCTGAACTTATTGATGTTATTAATATTTTAGGTAAAATCCGGTGTTGTGCTCGGGTCGGGAATATATTAGAACAGATACAATAG
- the cysS gene encoding cysteine--tRNA ligase: MTLNVFNTMSSHKEPFVPREEKKVRMYVCGVTVYDECHLGHARCYITFDIVKRYLEYKGYQVTYVRNVTDIDDKIIQKAQKADVSDLSQEVKNVTGKYYDSFKKHMQELNVLEPTREPKATEHIADIVHAVTTLIDKGFAYTVDGDVYFEVGKLPSYGKLSKRTLEDMLAGARVEINKNKRSPMDFALWKKAKEDEPSWESPWGKGRPGWHIECSVMSTKYLGTAFDIHGGGQDLIFPHHENEIAQAEAISGEQFVRYWVHNGFVTVNKEKMSKSLGNFFALKDIFKEYSGNVVRFFLMTKHYRSPIDFCDEELREAQKNIERIENCIARIVEIIEKDTVINVESTEKSTWINQFEEAMDDDFNTARAIAVVFDLRHELNKIMSGSGDQSMLRTGYSDLVLMLTILGVTYHVVEILKVLKDEEKSVDSLDEVLAKKELSESDVRDLIKMRNYARKNRVWDKADIIRDALGTRNISLQDEPDGTVYSIDKS; the protein is encoded by the coding sequence ATGACGTTGAACGTATTTAATACGATGAGTTCTCATAAAGAACCTTTTGTGCCTCGTGAGGAAAAAAAGGTCCGTATGTATGTATGCGGAGTAACAGTCTATGATGAATGTCATCTCGGGCACGCACGGTGCTATATTACCTTTGATATTGTGAAACGATATCTGGAGTATAAGGGATATCAAGTGACCTATGTGAGAAATGTCACCGATATTGACGATAAGATAATACAAAAAGCACAAAAAGCCGATGTATCCGATCTCTCGCAAGAGGTAAAGAATGTCACCGGTAAGTACTATGATTCTTTCAAGAAGCATATGCAGGAACTTAACGTATTGGAACCAACCAGAGAGCCAAAAGCGACAGAGCATATAGCGGACATTGTTCATGCGGTTACGACACTTATAGATAAAGGTTTTGCGTATACCGTAGATGGAGACGTTTATTTTGAAGTTGGGAAATTACCTTCTTATGGCAAGCTTTCAAAAAGAACCCTGGAGGATATGCTTGCCGGAGCGCGTGTCGAAATTAATAAAAACAAAAGATCACCAATGGATTTTGCCTTATGGAAGAAAGCCAAAGAAGATGAGCCTTCATGGGAATCACCGTGGGGAAAAGGCCGACCGGGATGGCATATAGAATGTTCTGTAATGTCGACAAAATATTTGGGAACAGCATTTGATATACATGGCGGCGGGCAAGACCTTATCTTTCCGCATCATGAAAATGAGATTGCTCAAGCCGAAGCGATTTCAGGTGAGCAATTTGTTCGTTATTGGGTTCATAACGGGTTTGTTACCGTTAATAAAGAAAAGATGTCAAAATCACTGGGTAATTTCTTTGCATTAAAAGATATTTTTAAGGAGTATAGCGGTAATGTCGTGCGTTTCTTTCTTATGACCAAGCACTATAGAAGTCCGATAGATTTTTGTGACGAAGAACTGCGTGAAGCGCAAAAAAATATTGAACGAATTGAAAATTGTATTGCACGTATTGTTGAAATCATTGAAAAAGATACAGTCATAAATGTAGAGAGTACTGAAAAAAGCACATGGATAAACCAATTTGAAGAAGCAATGGATGATGATTTTAATACTGCACGGGCAATAGCAGTCGTTTTTGATCTGAGGCATGAATTGAATAAGATTATGTCAGGATCGGGCGATCAATCGATGTTGCGCACAGGGTATAGTGACCTTGTCTTAATGCTCACTATTTTAGGGGTAACGTACCATGTGGTTGAGATACTAAAGGTACTGAAAGATGAGGAGAAATCAGTTGATAGTCTTGACGAAGTTCTCGCAAAAAAAGAACTATCTGAAAGTGATGTAAGAGATCTTATCAAAATGAGAAATTATGCCCGAAAAAATCGAGTGTGGGATAAGGCTGATATCATAAGAGATGCTCTGGGCACTCGGAACATATCTTTACAAGATGAACCTGATGGAACAGTTTATAGTATAGATAAAAGCTAA
- a CDS encoding stage 0 sporulation family protein — MEKFVQVRMREEGKTHFCMVNDIETVIGDYVIAESERGVDYGEVIGDPESFLDADVEKPLHKNVRKVTPEDMKKIESNKSSAKEAFQTCQQKMLTHKLQMKLVDVEYTFDRSRIVFYFTADGRIDFRELVKDLANVFKARIEMRQIGVRDEAKILGGIGCCGRKLCCAQFLKDFDPVNIKMAKVQRLSLNPNKISGLCGRLMCCLKYEFKTYKHLEKCLPREGTLVRTKYGDGKVVNLNILRQTVMVEIENDRTMDVPVKELTILKAESKDSGKNKKQ, encoded by the coding sequence ATGGAGAAATTTGTACAAGTCAGGATGAGAGAAGAAGGTAAAACACATTTTTGCATGGTAAACGATATTGAAACGGTTATCGGTGATTATGTTATTGCTGAATCAGAACGAGGCGTTGATTATGGGGAAGTTATTGGCGATCCTGAATCATTTCTTGATGCTGATGTTGAGAAACCGCTTCACAAAAATGTTCGTAAAGTAACACCTGAAGATATGAAAAAAATTGAATCAAATAAGAGTTCCGCAAAAGAAGCGTTTCAAACCTGTCAGCAAAAAATGCTGACACACAAACTGCAAATGAAGCTTGTTGATGTTGAATATACTTTTGATCGATCACGAATCGTTTTCTATTTTACCGCTGATGGACGAATAGATTTTAGAGAACTGGTTAAAGATCTCGCAAATGTATTTAAAGCACGTATTGAAATGAGACAAATAGGTGTGCGTGATGAAGCAAAAATACTTGGTGGGATCGGCTGCTGCGGAAGAAAGTTGTGTTGCGCGCAGTTTCTGAAAGATTTCGATCCGGTAAATATAAAAATGGCGAAAGTACAGCGCCTATCACTAAATCCAAACAAGATATCAGGCTTATGCGGACGGCTTATGTGCTGTCTTAAGTATGAGTTTAAGACATATAAGCATCTCGAGAAATGTTTGCCGCGAGAAGGAACATTGGTGCGTACAAAATACGGTGATGGTAAAGTGGTTAATCTTAATATTCTGAGACAGACGGTTATGGTAGAGATTGAAAATGACAGGACGATGGATGTTCCGGTCAAAGAGTTAACAATACTGAAGGCAGAATCAAAAGACTCAGGTAAAAACAAAAAACAATAG
- the holB gene encoding DNA polymerase III subunit delta', translating to MSFKDVLGHESIVSRLLNSISTGKVGHAYLYCGVRGVGKRFVALQFAKALNCTQRDMDSCDTCESCKKINGMNHADVKWYGPSGTSRLIKIESAREITKSAYLKPYEARKKVFIISDVDLMNPAASNALLKTLEEPPADTVFVLTTSHKDSVLPTISSRCQIIDFNPVSVKYIEDILRQRYNLDESDIELYSAIAAGRIGRIETILNSEYMARRKMVLEEIVSGKCCSITHVVSFVEGMLDALRDEKDKQEDEIKESRGEITDIDKAYIEGAFKDEIIEMLRFLILLYRDIVACKVASGSYIVNVDHREVIDTLAEKYTLERLEVIIESIEYVKNAIMGNGNLKLALECLFLKIGEAA from the coding sequence ATGTCGTTTAAGGATGTACTCGGACATGAATCTATTGTAAGTAGACTTTTAAATAGCATATCGACCGGTAAGGTAGGGCATGCGTATTTATATTGCGGTGTGCGTGGTGTTGGGAAACGTTTTGTTGCGCTACAATTCGCTAAGGCACTTAATTGTACCCAAAGAGATATGGACTCGTGCGATACATGCGAGAGTTGCAAAAAAATAAATGGGATGAATCATGCGGATGTAAAATGGTACGGGCCGAGTGGGACATCACGTTTGATTAAAATCGAATCAGCCAGAGAAATAACAAAAAGTGCATATCTTAAGCCGTATGAAGCCAGAAAAAAAGTATTTATTATCTCAGATGTTGACCTTATGAATCCTGCGGCAAGTAATGCGCTTTTAAAGACACTTGAAGAACCGCCGGCTGATACGGTATTTGTTCTGACGACCTCACATAAGGATTCTGTTTTACCAACAATCTCTTCGCGATGTCAAATCATTGATTTTAATCCGGTATCGGTAAAATATATAGAAGATATACTGAGGCAAAGGTATAATCTAGATGAAAGTGATATTGAGCTCTATAGCGCTATTGCAGCGGGAAGGATCGGTAGGATTGAAACCATCTTAAATAGCGAGTATATGGCCAGAAGAAAAATGGTGCTTGAAGAGATAGTATCAGGTAAATGTTGCTCGATCACACATGTGGTGAGTTTTGTTGAAGGAATGTTAGATGCATTGCGTGATGAAAAGGACAAGCAAGAAGACGAGATAAAGGAATCAAGGGGTGAAATTACTGATATTGATAAAGCGTATATTGAAGGAGCTTTTAAAGATGAGATAATTGAAATGCTGCGGTTTCTTATACTGCTTTATAGGGATATCGTAGCCTGTAAAGTGGCCAGCGGATCGTACATTGTTAATGTTGATCATCGGGAAGTCATTGACACGCTTGCAGAAAAATATACACTCGAAAGACTTGAGGTTATCATTGAGTCAATTGAATATGTAAAAAATGCTATTATGGGTAATGGCAATCTGAAACTGGCCTTAGAATGTTTGTTTTTAAAGATCGGGGAAGCCGCCTAA
- the tmk gene encoding dTMP kinase, whose protein sequence is MKGVLLTFEGIEGCGKSTQAQLVFDYLRKRGYRVFMSREPGGTFLGKKIRELVLNKSYEGITDITELFLYLADRAQHVDTVVKPHIEDGAVVICDRFIDSTFVYQGYGRGIEKDFIVKANKIATQKIMPDRTFIIDIDIYTGLKRSAHLEKEHAPKGTLDRIEAETELFHEHIREGFKSLAKKEPKRCVILDGSLELHDIHKSIIANVNMLLKRKKIFRF, encoded by the coding sequence ATGAAAGGCGTTCTCTTAACATTTGAAGGTATTGAAGGATGCGGTAAATCAACACAAGCACAACTAGTATTTGATTACCTGCGCAAAAGGGGCTATCGAGTCTTTATGTCAAGAGAACCAGGAGGGACGTTCTTAGGCAAGAAGATCAGAGAGCTTGTTCTAAATAAGTCGTATGAAGGGATCACTGATATCACTGAATTATTTCTTTATTTGGCTGATCGTGCACAGCATGTTGATACAGTAGTGAAACCGCATATTGAAGATGGTGCTGTTGTTATTTGTGACAGATTTATTGATTCTACTTTTGTGTATCAAGGATATGGAAGAGGTATTGAAAAAGACTTTATTGTTAAAGCGAACAAAATAGCTACTCAGAAAATTATGCCTGATAGAACATTCATAATCGATATAGATATTTATACCGGGTTAAAAAGATCGGCACATCTCGAAAAGGAACATGCCCCGAAAGGAACGCTCGATCGCATTGAAGCTGAGACAGAACTTTTTCATGAACATATTCGAGAAGGGTTTAAGAGTCTTGCAAAGAAAGAGCCTAAAAGATGTGTGATCCTTGATGGTTCGCTCGAACTGCATGATATACACAAAAGCATTATTGCGAACGTCAATATGTTGTTAAAAAGAAAAAAAATATTTCGGTTTTAA